From a single Nostoc sp. MS1 genomic region:
- a CDS encoding DUF1350 family protein: MKTKLRFQPVSHSWVALHPKPKGVIQFIGGAFFGTFGPMLFYRYLLRYLFDNGYTIILLPFNFTFDHYVESGFLLKEEYEIIPELVRRAKFAGYDYDAYLSDRNFSWIGHSIGCKYVTLLEAFSALPREPEQLEAVIRDIVTKTSNPSATAKNERKIQTIVQNLESLINDLKQRRARATQLIKYYLGKEQDTYWDRIEDPNIDRTYFKNLFIKGQISILLAPVNSGTDSAIPKFLAKFIDKLGLGVKPSPQETFALIQATNLFNLLGLVSFKSDKLAKSTCEWFINTFKKPPADLQNNLAGGHLKPLGIKLGGYVINLPDSLPIIESPQRRNSELEIYVSKLLQTLEKERLS; the protein is encoded by the coding sequence ATGAAAACAAAACTAAGATTTCAACCTGTATCTCATAGTTGGGTTGCTTTACATCCAAAACCCAAAGGTGTCATTCAATTTATTGGTGGGGCTTTCTTTGGTACTTTTGGCCCCATGCTATTCTATCGCTATTTGCTCAGATATTTGTTTGATAATGGCTATACTATTATTCTTTTGCCCTTTAACTTTACCTTTGATCATTATGTAGAATCTGGTTTCCTCCTCAAAGAAGAATACGAAATTATTCCAGAGCTAGTCAGAAGGGCAAAGTTTGCCGGTTATGATTATGACGCTTATTTAAGCGATCGCAATTTCTCATGGATTGGTCATAGTATTGGCTGCAAGTATGTTACTCTGTTAGAAGCCTTTTCAGCCTTACCTAGAGAACCCGAACAACTAGAAGCTGTTATTCGAGATATAGTCACCAAAACATCAAATCCATCGGCAACTGCCAAAAATGAACGTAAGATTCAAACTATCGTTCAAAACCTAGAATCATTAATTAATGACCTTAAACAAAGACGCGCTAGAGCTACTCAATTAATTAAGTACTATCTTGGCAAAGAGCAAGATACTTACTGGGACAGAATAGAAGACCCAAATATCGATAGAACTTACTTCAAAAACCTCTTCATTAAAGGTCAGATATCAATACTTTTAGCTCCTGTTAATAGTGGGACTGATAGTGCGATTCCTAAATTTTTAGCCAAGTTTATTGATAAGTTAGGGTTAGGAGTTAAACCTAGTCCTCAAGAAACTTTCGCTTTAATTCAGGCTACCAATCTTTTTAATCTCCTGGGATTAGTTAGTTTTAAATCAGACAAGCTTGCAAAATCAACTTGTGAGTGGTTTATTAATACCTTCAAAAAACCCCCAGCAGATTTACAAAATAATTTAGCAGGTGGTCATTTAAAACCATTAGGAATTAAATTAGGTGGCTATGTTATTAATTTACCCGATAGTCTACCGATAATTGAGTCGCCACAACGACGCAATTCTGAGTTGGAAATATATGTAAGTAAATTACTTCAGACTTTGGAAAAAGAACGCTTATCATAG
- the gmd gene encoding GDP-mannose 4,6-dehydratase → MSQNKRALITGITGQDGSYLSEFLLEQGYEVHGIIRRTSTFNTDRIDHIYEDPHKEGVRLFLHYGDLTDGTTLRRILEEVQPTEIYNLGAQSHVRVSFDSPEYTVDAVGMGTLRLLEAIRDYQHRTGTEVRFYQAGSSEMYGLVQAVPQSETTPFYPRSPYACAKVYAHWQTVNYRESYNLFACNGILFNHESPRRGETFVTRKITRAVARIVAGKQKNIYMGNLDAKRDWGYAKDYVRAMWLMLQQEQPDDYVIATGETHSVREFLELAFNHVNLNWEEYVEFDERYLRPAEVDLLIGDPTKAKQKLGWKPSVTFEELVALMVEADLQALGQTSPNGNGSLLPQDLATIRQELGVLHF, encoded by the coding sequence ATGAGCCAAAATAAGCGTGCATTAATCACAGGGATTACTGGTCAAGATGGTTCATATCTAAGCGAATTTTTATTAGAACAAGGTTATGAAGTACATGGTATTATTCGCAGGACTTCTACCTTTAACACAGATCGCATCGATCACATTTATGAAGACCCCCATAAAGAAGGGGTGAGGTTATTTCTACACTACGGTGATTTAACCGACGGCACGACGCTACGCCGGATTTTAGAAGAAGTTCAACCTACAGAAATTTATAACTTAGGCGCTCAATCCCATGTGCGAGTCAGCTTTGATTCACCAGAGTATACAGTAGATGCTGTAGGCATGGGGACGCTACGGTTATTAGAAGCCATTCGTGACTACCAGCACCGTACAGGCACTGAAGTACGCTTTTACCAAGCTGGTTCTTCAGAAATGTATGGTTTAGTACAAGCTGTACCTCAAAGCGAAACCACACCATTTTACCCACGCAGTCCCTACGCTTGTGCAAAAGTTTACGCTCACTGGCAAACAGTAAATTACCGTGAATCTTACAATTTGTTTGCTTGTAACGGTATTCTTTTTAACCATGAATCTCCTCGGCGTGGAGAAACTTTTGTTACCCGGAAAATTACTAGAGCAGTTGCCCGTATTGTTGCCGGCAAACAGAAGAACATCTATATGGGTAATCTTGATGCCAAGCGAGACTGGGGTTACGCAAAGGATTACGTCCGGGCGATGTGGTTAATGTTACAGCAAGAGCAACCAGATGATTATGTGATTGCTACAGGCGAAACCCACTCTGTACGCGAATTTTTAGAGTTGGCGTTTAATCATGTAAATCTCAACTGGGAAGAATATGTAGAGTTTGATGAGCGTTATCTGCGCCCCGCAGAAGTAGATTTATTAATTGGTGATCCTACTAAAGCAAAACAAAAATTGGGCTGGAAACCTTCTGTCACCTTTGAGGAACTGGTGGCATTAATGGTAGAAGCAGACTTACAAGCCCTTGGTCAGACTTCACCCAACGGTAATGGTTCACTGCTACCACAGGATCTTGCTACTATTCGGCAAGAACTGGGCGTACTCCACTTCTGA
- a CDS encoding carbohydrate ABC transporter permease, which yields MNWKMQNSRWRILVMYGLLGTIALLTLFPLLWLISTALKSPTENIFQSPPQLLPLQPTLDNFLKVWNALPFAQYLYNSTLVAVLTVGLNLLFSALAAYPLARLSFPGRDWIFIAIVSTIMIPFQIVMIPLYILTVQLGLRNTYLGMIFPSLASAFGIFLLRQAFMSVPKEIEEAARMDGSSELGLWWHIMLPAVRPALVTLAIFVFIGSWSDFLWPLIVIQDENLYTLPLGVAKLAGTFSLDWRLVAAGSVIAIAPVLILFLILQRYIVETDIGSGVKG from the coding sequence ATGAATTGGAAAATGCAAAACTCAAGGTGGCGAATCCTGGTAATGTATGGGTTATTAGGTACGATCGCCTTACTCACTCTTTTCCCTCTACTGTGGCTCATCAGCACTGCTTTAAAGTCGCCTACAGAAAATATTTTTCAGTCTCCACCCCAATTATTACCACTGCAACCCACTCTAGATAACTTTCTTAAGGTGTGGAATGCTTTACCCTTTGCTCAATACTTATATAACAGTACCTTAGTAGCGGTGCTGACTGTAGGCTTAAATCTGTTATTTTCTGCTTTAGCGGCTTACCCCTTAGCACGACTATCATTTCCGGGGAGAGATTGGATTTTTATTGCGATCGTTTCTACGATTATGATTCCCTTCCAAATAGTCATGATCCCACTGTATATTTTGACGGTGCAGTTGGGATTACGTAACACTTATTTGGGAATGATTTTTCCTAGCTTGGCTTCTGCTTTTGGTATTTTCCTTTTAAGGCAAGCTTTTATGAGTGTCCCTAAAGAAATAGAAGAAGCTGCCAGAATGGATGGAAGTTCGGAGTTAGGGTTGTGGTGGCACATTATGTTACCAGCCGTCAGACCAGCTTTGGTAACTTTAGCGATTTTTGTATTTATCGGTTCATGGAGTGACTTTTTGTGGCCTTTAATTGTCATTCAAGATGAGAACTTGTATACCTTACCTTTAGGTGTAGCAAAATTAGCGGGGACGTTCTCTCTTGACTGGCGGTTAGTGGCGGCTGGTTCAGTAATTGCGATCGCACCTGTGCTAATACTATTTCTAATCTTGCAGCGTTACATTGTAGAAACAGATATTGGCAGTGGTGTTAAAGGTTAA
- a CDS encoding 5-formyltetrahydrofolate cyclo-ligase, protein MNQASNYQKTKVELRRDLIKTRRSFSVGEWREKSDRICTLLQSSPLFTQAKTILAYFSFRQEPDLSPLYAITTHRWGFPRCVGESLHWHSWTPEAPLFTNAYGIKEPSPQAPIINSAEVDLILVPSVACDYQGYRLGYGGGYYDRLLSSPEWLNKPTIGVIFDFAYVPQLPVESWDQPLQGVITENQLRLTQIQHR, encoded by the coding sequence TTGAACCAAGCAAGTAACTATCAAAAAACTAAAGTTGAACTACGCCGGGATTTAATTAAAACTCGGCGGTCTTTTTCTGTTGGGGAATGGCGAGAAAAAAGCGATCGCATTTGTACTCTGTTGCAATCTTCCCCTCTTTTTACTCAAGCAAAAACTATTCTTGCTTATTTCAGCTTTCGTCAAGAACCAGACCTCAGTCCTTTATATGCCATTACTACACACCGTTGGGGTTTTCCTCGCTGCGTTGGTGAATCCCTACACTGGCATAGTTGGACACCTGAAGCACCTTTATTTACTAATGCTTACGGTATCAAAGAACCATCACCGCAAGCGCCAATTATTAATTCTGCTGAAGTTGATTTAATTCTCGTTCCCAGTGTTGCTTGTGACTACCAAGGATACCGTTTGGGGTATGGCGGTGGATATTATGACCGCTTGTTGAGTTCTCCAGAATGGTTAAACAAGCCTACTATTGGGGTTATTTTTGATTTCGCCTATGTACCCCAACTGCCTGTAGAAAGTTGGGATCAGCCTTTGCAAGGGGTCATAACGGAAAATCAGCTAAGGCTAACACAAATTCAACACAGATAA
- a CDS encoding GDP-L-fucose synthase family protein: MTSLELNNKRILVTGGAGFLGRQVIDQLCQAGADTEKITVPRSRDLDLRVWENCQRAVDQQDVIIHLAAHVGGIGLNREKPAELFYDNLIMGTQLIHAAHQAGVEKFVCVGTICAYPKFTPVPFKEDDLWNGYPEETNAPYGVAKKALLVQLQSYRQQYDFNGIYLLPVNLYGPEDNFDPGSSHVIPALIRKVYEAQVRGDKQLPVWGDGSPTREFLYSEDAARGIVMGTQFYNESEPVNLGTGYEISIRDLVTLICELMEFNGEIVWETDKPNGQPRRCLDTERAKQAFNFTAQVDFRQGLKNTIDWYRQNAN; the protein is encoded by the coding sequence ATGACTTCCTTAGAACTGAACAATAAACGGATTCTCGTCACTGGTGGGGCAGGGTTTTTAGGTCGTCAGGTGATAGATCAGCTGTGTCAGGCTGGGGCTGATACGGAAAAGATTACTGTACCGCGATCGCGTGATTTAGATTTGCGTGTGTGGGAAAACTGCCAACGTGCAGTAGATCAACAAGATGTCATTATCCACTTAGCAGCCCATGTCGGCGGTATTGGACTTAATCGGGAAAAACCCGCCGAGTTGTTCTACGATAACTTGATCATGGGAACTCAGTTAATCCATGCAGCCCATCAAGCTGGAGTAGAAAAATTTGTGTGTGTAGGTACAATTTGTGCCTATCCCAAATTTACCCCAGTACCATTTAAAGAGGATGACCTATGGAATGGTTATCCAGAAGAAACTAATGCCCCATATGGAGTTGCGAAAAAAGCGCTTCTAGTGCAGTTGCAATCTTATCGTCAGCAGTATGACTTTAACGGTATTTATTTGCTGCCAGTAAATTTATATGGGCCGGAAGATAACTTTGACCCTGGCAGTTCTCATGTCATCCCAGCCTTAATTCGGAAAGTTTACGAAGCCCAAGTCAGAGGTGATAAACAACTTCCTGTCTGGGGTGATGGCAGTCCTACCCGCGAGTTTCTCTATTCTGAAGATGCAGCGCGGGGTATTGTCATGGGAACTCAGTTCTACAATGAGTCTGAACCCGTAAACTTGGGAACAGGTTACGAAATTTCCATCCGCGATTTAGTTACTCTTATCTGCGAATTGATGGAATTTAACGGTGAAATTGTTTGGGAAACCGATAAACCCAATGGTCAACCCCGTCGCTGCTTGGATACCGAACGGGCAAAGCAAGCCTTTAATTTCACTGCCCAAGTAGACTTTAGGCAGGGATTGAAGAATACTATTGATTGGTATCGGCAAAACGCTAACTAG
- a CDS encoding serine hydrolase: MKSPFLLLGLVSTILLSTPANAARLESWKFDPTQNQLNITTDSEVKPTAFLINNPDRIVIDLPGTSFSTNTQRRNFGAAVREIRLGKVENNTTRIVVELAPGYTTTPDKLVIKGDSASHWIISFSAIKQEADNTASSEEKINIPVSQNLDFAGVVPLSREISQLDSQIKQLMNRYSSLSPGMFFLDMETGEYLDINGEKTFAAASTIKFPILIALFQEIEAGRINPNETLVMRRDLMAGGSGTMQYSKAGAKYSLMETVNKMMIISDNTATNMIIDRLGGKNVLNQRFRSWGLQNTVIRNLLGDFKGTNKTSPKDLVRLAALISNNKLISSTSNAQVMDIMSRCHNRSLLPVGLGKGATIAHKTGTLGRVLADAGIIQTASGKRYLAGIMVARPFGDARAKTFINQVSRLVYSYIDQPKSASNF, translated from the coding sequence ATGAAGTCACCTTTTCTCTTACTCGGTCTTGTCAGCACAATTCTTTTATCTACTCCAGCAAATGCAGCTCGCTTAGAATCATGGAAGTTTGACCCAACACAGAATCAACTCAATATCACCACTGACTCAGAGGTCAAACCAACAGCGTTTTTGATTAATAATCCAGACAGAATTGTTATTGACCTTCCGGGTACAAGCTTCTCAACCAACACTCAACGTCGGAACTTTGGAGCCGCAGTACGAGAAATTCGGTTAGGTAAAGTTGAAAATAATACTACAAGAATTGTTGTTGAGTTAGCACCTGGTTATACAACTACCCCCGATAAATTAGTCATTAAAGGTGATTCCGCCTCACATTGGATTATCAGCTTCTCCGCTATTAAACAAGAAGCAGATAATACAGCATCAAGCGAAGAAAAAATTAATATACCTGTAAGCCAGAATCTAGATTTTGCGGGAGTTGTGCCTTTAAGTAGAGAAATATCCCAACTAGATTCGCAAATTAAACAATTGATGAATCGCTATAGTTCTCTATCACCCGGTATGTTTTTCTTAGATATGGAAACGGGTGAATATTTAGACATTAATGGCGAAAAAACTTTTGCCGCAGCCAGCACAATCAAGTTTCCGATTCTGATTGCTTTGTTCCAAGAAATTGAGGCTGGTAGAATTAACCCGAATGAAACTCTAGTGATGAGACGTGACTTAATGGCTGGTGGTTCGGGAACCATGCAATATAGCAAAGCAGGCGCTAAATACAGCCTGATGGAAACTGTCAACAAAATGATGATTATCAGCGATAATACCGCCACAAACATGATTATTGATCGCTTGGGTGGTAAAAATGTATTGAACCAAAGATTCCGTAGTTGGGGATTACAAAATACTGTCATTCGCAATTTATTGGGAGACTTCAAGGGAACTAACAAAACCAGTCCTAAAGATTTAGTCCGGTTAGCAGCTTTGATATCTAACAACAAGTTGATCAGTTCTACCAGTAACGCTCAAGTTATGGATATTATGAGCCGTTGTCATAACAGAAGTTTGTTACCTGTTGGTCTTGGTAAAGGCGCAACAATTGCACATAAAACAGGAACTTTAGGAAGAGTTTTAGCAGATGCAGGAATTATCCAAACAGCTTCTGGTAAGCGTTATTTAGCAGGTATTATGGTAGCTAGACCTTTCGGTGATGCTAGAGCCAAGACTTTTATCAATCAAGTTTCTCGCTTAGTATATAGCTATATTGACCAACCAAAATCAGCCAGCAATTTTTAA
- a CDS encoding catalase family protein, whose translation MSNPPISTTEQEALTDEVLASSLQSQMQNGPDLRQIHTKSHGLIWGEFIIEPNLPENLQVGLFKTPQTYPVWIRFSSGGAPEKRGKLRSDSQPDVRGIAIKVMNVDGVKVLDDEEKTQDFILNSFPTFFTKDIRDYADIFKAGSGLLSPERTQELAYAFATLQKVVSRKVANPLLTQYWSMSPFKFGERIVKFSVKPQEPEQPPATLPEAENYLREAIVKYLTEEKREAYFDFLIQFYVDEEKTPIENLVQEWQESDSPFIKVATVRIPSQTFDFEERKRLDEGLLFSPWHTIPEHEPVGSVNLSRKKLYSELAKVRREQVAQRLREPQPYDVVQDQPL comes from the coding sequence ATGAGTAATCCACCTATATCTACGACTGAACAGGAAGCATTGACTGATGAGGTGCTAGCAAGTAGCTTGCAATCTCAAATGCAAAATGGCCCAGACTTACGGCAAATTCATACTAAAAGTCATGGTCTGATTTGGGGAGAGTTTATCATCGAACCCAATCTTCCTGAAAATCTACAAGTAGGTTTGTTTAAAACACCACAAACCTACCCAGTTTGGATTCGCTTTTCTAGTGGTGGTGCGCCAGAAAAGCGTGGTAAGCTACGTTCTGATAGCCAGCCTGATGTCCGGGGTATTGCCATCAAGGTGATGAATGTAGATGGTGTCAAGGTGTTGGATGATGAAGAAAAAACCCAAGACTTCATCCTTAATAGTTTCCCTACCTTCTTTACCAAAGACATTCGTGACTACGCCGATATTTTTAAAGCTGGTAGTGGGTTGCTTAGTCCAGAACGGACACAAGAACTTGCTTATGCTTTTGCTACTTTACAAAAAGTTGTCAGCAGAAAAGTTGCTAATCCCTTGTTGACTCAATATTGGAGTATGTCTCCCTTTAAGTTTGGAGAACGCATTGTCAAATTTTCTGTGAAACCGCAAGAACCCGAACAACCGCCAGCCACACTACCAGAAGCAGAAAATTATTTGCGGGAAGCAATAGTTAAGTATTTGACTGAAGAAAAACGAGAGGCATATTTTGATTTTCTCATTCAGTTTTATGTAGATGAGGAAAAAACACCGATTGAAAATCTCGTTCAAGAGTGGCAAGAAAGCGACTCACCTTTTATTAAAGTGGCAACAGTGCGTATTCCTAGCCAGACGTTTGATTTTGAGGAACGCAAACGCTTAGATGAGGGTCTGTTATTCTCTCCTTGGCATACAATACCAGAACATGAGCCTGTAGGTAGCGTAAATTTGTCTCGCAAAAAGCTCTACAGTGAGTTGGCGAAAGTTAGACGCGAACAAGTAGCGCAACGCTTACGGGAACCACAACCTTATGATGTAGTTCAAGACCAGCCACTATAA
- a CDS encoding sugar transferase: MSVRFGQQPLHPSSLSITKRLIDILGAIIGLLITAIITIPIAILTIISNPGPIFYSQVRCGLNGKQFRIWKFRSMVVNADKMKHLVKNQAQGHIFKSVNDPRITPIGKFLRCTSLDEFPQFWNVLLGDMSLVGTRPPTPDEVIHYAPHHWQRLRVKPGMTGEWQTKGRSNIKDFETIVQMDLDYQRKWSITYDLNLILKTVWVVIKKSGAC; this comes from the coding sequence ATGAGTGTAAGGTTTGGACAACAACCTTTACACCCTTCCAGTCTTAGTATTACTAAAAGATTAATTGATATTTTAGGCGCTATTATAGGACTTTTGATTACAGCTATAATTACAATTCCTATAGCCATATTGACAATTATTAGTAACCCCGGCCCAATATTTTACTCGCAAGTTCGTTGTGGTTTAAACGGTAAACAATTCCGCATTTGGAAATTCCGTTCTATGGTGGTAAATGCCGATAAGATGAAGCATTTAGTCAAAAATCAAGCTCAAGGTCACATCTTTAAATCGGTGAACGACCCACGTATCACACCTATAGGTAAATTTCTGCGATGTACTAGTTTAGATGAGTTTCCCCAATTCTGGAATGTTTTGCTGGGGGATATGAGTTTAGTAGGAACTCGGCCACCTACGCCTGATGAAGTGATTCATTATGCACCGCACCATTGGCAAAGATTACGAGTTAAGCCAGGGATGACTGGAGAATGGCAAACTAAAGGTCGTTCTAATATCAAGGATTTTGAAACTATTGTACAGATGGATTTAGATTATCAACGTAAATGGTCTATAACTTATGATTTAAATTTGATACTTAAAACAGTCTGGGTAGTGATAAAAAAAAGCGGTGCTTGTTAG